Below is a genomic region from Lysobacter terrestris.
CTTGTGGCTAATACCCTGAAATACCTCTCGGGTCAGCCGGTTATCGGCGTGAATCCCGATCCTGCAAGATGGGACGGCGTGCTCTTGCCATTCAAAGTAGGTGACCTCGCTTCGATCACGCTCGCCGCACAGACCGGAACGCGCCCAACCCGCAGCATCACGATGGCGCGTGCGCGCCTGAGCGACGGCCAGGAGTTGCACGCGGTCAACGACCTATTCATTGGTCCGCGCTCACACGTGTCCGCACGGTACGAAATCCAAATCGGCGGCCGGAGCGAGACGCATTCCTCCAGCGGTTTGATTGTTTCGACCGGGCTCGGCTCCACGGGTTGGTTTCGCAGTCTGCTCGCAGGCGCAGCAGGGATCGCTGGACAGTCGATGAGGGGATCCATCAAGGAACTACGCGAAAAGGGATTTCCGTGGGACGCCGACCACCTGCATTTCACAGTTCGCGAACCATTCCCAAGCAAGACGACGCAGACAGATCTAGTTTTTGGAATAGTCACACGGGACCAGCCCCTCAGGTTGTTGTCCCAGATGGCTGGGTACGGTGTGATTTTCAGCGACGGTATCGAGACCGATTTTCTCGAGTTCAACTCAGGAATGGTTGCAACGATTGACGTTGCCCAACGTCACGGCAATCTCGTTCTTTAAGAGCATGACTGTTCAAGTTGCTGTCCCTGCGATGTGCTCCTGGCGGATCAACAAGCGCGAGGGAAGCGGTCTAGTCAGCACGGCCCAGACTCAACTTCGGAGCCGATATGCATAAGCACGGCGACGCCCTGCTGCTCAGCGCGTCTGATCTAGTAGGGCACCTGAACTGTGGACACCTGACCAGCCTGGACTTGGAGGTCGCGAACGGGACCTTGGCCAGGCCCGCCCACTGGGATCCGTTGCTGGAGCTGCTCCGGGCGCGCGGCACGAAGCACGAACTGGGTTTCATAGAGCACCTTCAGACGCAAGGCCGGGTTGTTACTGTGATCGAAGGTGTCGGCGGGGATGACGCCGCCGTCGCGCAAACGCTAGCAGCGATGCTCGCCGGGGACGAAATCATCGTCCAGGGTGCTTTGCGCGCTCATGGCTTCGTGGGCAGGGTAGATGTGCTGCTGCGCGTCGACACACAGAGCGGCCTCGGCGCTTGGTCCTACGAAGTAGTTGATACCAAGCTTGCGCGCGAAACCAAGGCCGGCACCGTGCTGCAGTTGTGCCTATACGCCGCATTGCTCGAGGCGTCACAAGGCAAGCGACCAGACACGGGTTACGTCGTGGCGCCTTGGACCGGCTACGCACTACAGCCTTATCGCATGGACCAGTTCGGCGCCTACTACCGGTACGTGCGGCAAGCGTTGGAGTCAGCGGTCGTGCCGCATGCCGCGGCCGTGATCTATCCCGAGCCGAAGGCGCACTGTGAGGTATGTCGCTGGCAAGCGCGTTGTGACGCGCAGCGTCGGGCAGACGACCACCTGAGCCTGGTCGCTGGCATCAGCAAGGCGCAGATTGATGAGTTCATATCCCATGGCATCACTACCTTGGCCGGCCTCGCAGCCGTCCCGCCGCCGTTACCTTGGAAGCCCAAGCGCGGATCCGCACTGGCCTACGAGCGGGTACGTGAGCAAGCCCGCATCCAGTTCGTGGGCCGGCAAAAGGGAGTCGTCCTGCACGAACTGCTGCCGATCACGGCCGGGTTCGGGCTGGCAACCTTGCCCGCGCCGAGCGCCGGCGACATTTTCCTGGACCTGGAAGGAGACCCGTTTGTCGGTGAGGGCGGCCTGGAGTACTTGTTTGGCTATTGCTACCGGGACACCGCGGGCACCGTTTACGTCGGAGACTGGGCGGTATCGCGCGAAGAGGAAAAGCAGGTCTTCGAGCGTTTCGTCGACTTCGTCATGCAGCGCCTGACCGAATTCCCCGACCTGCACATTTACCACTTTGCTCCCTATGAGCCCGCTGCGCTGAAGCGCCTGATGGGCCGCTACGCAGTCCGCGAGGAGGAGATTGACACCTTGTTGCGCGGTCGCTGCTTGGTCGACCTTTATGCCGTGGTTCGTCAGTCACTGCGGGCGAGCGTCGAAAGCTACTCGATCAAGAAGCTCGAGCCCCTTTACGGCTTCACGCGCGCCACGCCGCTCCCGGAGGCCAACCGAGCACTGACGAAGGTGCAAGCTGCGCTCGAGCTCGGCGACCTGGAGCTCCTCGACGCCGATACACGCACCACTGTCGCGCGCTACAACCGCGACGACTGCGAGTCGACGCGCGTTCTGCGCGACTGGCTGGAGGCCCAGCGTGGCGCGCTGATTCAAAAAGGCACCGACGTGCCGCGCCCGGGGCCGCCCGACGCCGCCCCGAGCGAAGCCTTAGGCGAATGGCAAGCCAAAATCGCAGCCTTGGTGGCGCAGCTAACACAAGACGTCCCGGTCGATCTCAATGACCGCAATTCAGAACAGCACGCGCGCTGGTTGCTCGCGCACACCTTGGATTTTCATCGTCGGGAACACAAGGCAGTGTGGTGGGAGCACTACCGCCTGGCTGCCCTGACCGCGGATGAACTGCTGGACGAACGCGCGGGCGTGTCGGGATTGAGCTTCGACAGCGCGCAAGGCGGCACCGCAAAGGCGCCCATTCACCGTTACACCTTCCCACCGCAGGAAGGCGAAGTTCGAAGCGGCGACGATCTGCGAAACCTGGGCGGCGAGAAGTTCGGCGCGGTCCACGCCATTTCCTGGGATGCGCGCTGGGTTGACATCAAGAAGCGCCAAGACACGGCCGATGTCCATCCGGAAGCGGTGTACCGCCACAAGGTGGTGGACGCCAAGGTGCTGGCGCAGGCGCTCGTGCGCCTGGGGGAGTACGTCGTTGCGCACGGTATTGAGGGCGCAGGTATGTTTCAGGCGGCACGGGACCTGCTGTTGCGGTTAGGCCCGCGCCTGGGCACACAAACGATCCAGATCGAGAACGAACTCGCACTCGATGCGGCGTGCCGTTTGGCGTTGGCGTTGGAAGGCGGGATCCTGCCCATCCAAGGTCCGCCGGGATCGGGCAAGACCTTCACCGGTGCGCGCATGATCTGCGCCCTCGTCCAGGCGGGGAAGAAGGTCGGCGTGTGCGCGACCAGCCACAAGGTGATCCGGCACCTGCTCGACGAGGTGATCCACGCAGCAGACGAGGCGGGGTTCGACGTGCAGTGCGTGCAGAAGCCAAACGAAATGGAAGATGACGTGCCGCACCTTCGTTTCGCCAAGACGGCCGAGGTGCTTTTCTCCGCGCTTGCCACGGGTGCGCATGTCGCCGGCGGCACCGCGTGGTTGTGGGCCAGCCCGGCAGCCGCAGAAGCGGTGGACGTGCTCTTCGTCGACGAGGCGGCGCAGATGGCGTTGGCCAACGTACTCGCGGTCGGCCACGCGGCGCCGCGATTGGTGCTGCTGGGCGATCCCCAACAGCTGGATCAACCTATCCAGGGCAGCCATCCGGAGGGGACCGAGGTCTCGGCCTTGCACCATGTTCTCGGAATGGCGCCGACAATCGCAGCCGATCGGGGGTTGTTCCTGGCAGAGACATGGCGTCTGCACCCCGCGATCTGCGATTTCACATCCGAGATGTTCTACTCCAGCCGCTTGCACCCTCGGCCCGGCTTGGAGGGGCAGACCGTGACTTCGCCGGGCCGAGTTAGTGGCACCGGCCTACGCTTCCTCGCCGTACACACGCACGGCAACCAAAGC
It encodes:
- a CDS encoding diacylglycerol kinase catalytic domain-containing protein — encoded protein: MEPLSQRIVLIVRKTRLEDLTVRFNTVEQARFYIEHLGADFGDYEAEHRIYQQAVLTAETSLRRFGRVQKLDRSFLPNFLFPPDALVVVLGQDGLVANTLKYLSGQPVIGVNPDPARWDGVLLPFKVGDLASITLAAQTGTRPTRSITMARARLSDGQELHAVNDLFIGPRSHVSARYEIQIGGRSETHSSSGLIVSTGLGSTGWFRSLLAGAAGIAGQSMRGSIKELREKGFPWDADHLHFTVREPFPSKTTQTDLVFGIVTRDQPLRLLSQMAGYGVIFSDGIETDFLEFNSGMVATIDVAQRHGNLVL
- a CDS encoding TM0106 family RecB-like putative nuclease, producing MHKHGDALLLSASDLVGHLNCGHLTSLDLEVANGTLARPAHWDPLLELLRARGTKHELGFIEHLQTQGRVVTVIEGVGGDDAAVAQTLAAMLAGDEIIVQGALRAHGFVGRVDVLLRVDTQSGLGAWSYEVVDTKLARETKAGTVLQLCLYAALLEASQGKRPDTGYVVAPWTGYALQPYRMDQFGAYYRYVRQALESAVVPHAAAVIYPEPKAHCEVCRWQARCDAQRRADDHLSLVAGISKAQIDEFISHGITTLAGLAAVPPPLPWKPKRGSALAYERVREQARIQFVGRQKGVVLHELLPITAGFGLATLPAPSAGDIFLDLEGDPFVGEGGLEYLFGYCYRDTAGTVYVGDWAVSREEEKQVFERFVDFVMQRLTEFPDLHIYHFAPYEPAALKRLMGRYAVREEEIDTLLRGRCLVDLYAVVRQSLRASVESYSIKKLEPLYGFTRATPLPEANRALTKVQAALELGDLELLDADTRTTVARYNRDDCESTRVLRDWLEAQRGALIQKGTDVPRPGPPDAAPSEALGEWQAKIAALVAQLTQDVPVDLNDRNSEQHARWLLAHTLDFHRREHKAVWWEHYRLAALTADELLDERAGVSGLSFDSAQGGTAKAPIHRYTFPPQEGEVRSGDDLRNLGGEKFGAVHAISWDARWVDIKKRQDTADVHPEAVYRHKVVDAKVLAQALVRLGEYVVAHGIEGAGMFQAARDLLLRLGPRLGTQTIQIENELALDAACRLALALEGGILPIQGPPGSGKTFTGARMICALVQAGKKVGVCATSHKVIRHLLDEVIHAADEAGFDVQCVQKPNEMEDDVPHLRFAKTAEVLFSALATGAHVAGGTAWLWASPAAAEAVDVLFVDEAAQMALANVLAVGHAAPRLVLLGDPQQLDQPIQGSHPEGTEVSALHHVLGMAPTIAADRGLFLAETWRLHPAICDFTSEMFYSSRLHPRPGLEGQTVTSPGRVSGTGLRFLAVHTHGNQSSSPEEADAVKTLVEEVLGSNTTWTDKHGTVRPVTLSDILVIAPYNAQVAELGTRLPPGARIGTVDKFQGQEAPIVIYSMTTSSHADAPRGMEFLYSLNRLNVATSRAKCVCVLVASPSVFEVSCRTPRQMQLANAFCRYLEMATPIA